In Streptomyces sp. NBC_01426, one genomic interval encodes:
- a CDS encoding DUF5063 domain-containing protein, whose translation MSDATLHALGQDPDDFAVQIADQIESFIVAVTEVAKGEDPDSAVPFLLLEVSQLLLAGGRLGAYQDVLPDERYEPDLGPEPDVDELRERFAYMLDPVDVYSEVFDPYEPRKVPVAHRISDDLADVVADLRHGLAHYRAGRTTEALWWWQFSYFSNWGSTASATLRALQSLVAHVRLDQPLEELDGLDTDEDLTEDDLAEQAGRVMVQEIAGPLGLGGNRSRSASEPIL comes from the coding sequence ATGTCTGACGCAACGCTGCACGCCCTGGGTCAGGACCCGGACGACTTCGCCGTCCAGATCGCGGACCAGATCGAGTCCTTCATCGTCGCGGTCACCGAGGTGGCCAAGGGCGAGGACCCGGACAGCGCCGTGCCCTTCCTCCTCCTGGAGGTCTCGCAGCTGCTGCTGGCGGGCGGCCGGCTGGGCGCGTACCAGGACGTCCTGCCCGACGAGCGCTACGAGCCGGACCTCGGACCGGAGCCGGACGTGGACGAGCTGCGCGAGCGGTTCGCCTACATGCTGGACCCGGTCGACGTGTACTCCGAGGTCTTCGACCCGTACGAGCCGCGCAAGGTCCCGGTCGCGCACCGGATCTCCGACGACCTCGCGGACGTGGTCGCCGACCTGCGGCACGGGTTGGCCCACTACCGGGCGGGCCGGACGACCGAGGCGCTGTGGTGGTGGCAGTTCTCGTACTTCTCCAACTGGGGCTCGACGGCCTCGGCGACCCTGCGCGCGCTCCAGTCGCTCGTGGCCCACGTACGGCTGGACCAGCCGCTGGAGGAGCTCGACGGTCTGGACACCGACGAGGACCTGACCGAGGACGATCTCGCGGAGCAGGCGGGGCGCGTGATGGTCCAGGAAATCGCAGGTCCGCTGGGTCTGGGCGGCAATCGAAGCCGCAGCGCGAGCGAACCCATCCTTTGA
- a CDS encoding SigE family RNA polymerase sigma factor, with protein MIPPRRRSDLPGGLPVIVPVPPASAATSTPSVVPTRGGRVPSPRDSAGAPGSNAADDTAVKAAPNAVEPGSAQAPPAHPDAAGADTEKVVVAGTTVDHLTETYQAHYRSLLGLAALLLDDTASCEDVVQEAFIRVHSARNRVRDRDKTLAYLRQTVVNLSRSALRRRILGLKLLSKPMPDMASAEEGAYDQLERDDLIKSMRGLQRRQREVLVLRYFADMTEVQVAETLGISLGSVKAYGSRGIAALRVAMEAAQS; from the coding sequence ATCATTCCCCCGCGCCGGCGATCGGACCTGCCCGGCGGCCTTCCTGTGATCGTGCCCGTCCCGCCGGCGAGCGCGGCGACGTCCACGCCGTCCGTCGTACCGACCCGGGGCGGCCGCGTGCCCTCACCCCGGGATAGCGCCGGCGCCCCCGGGAGCAACGCCGCCGACGACACGGCGGTCAAGGCCGCCCCGAACGCGGTCGAGCCGGGCAGCGCCCAGGCCCCCCCGGCGCACCCGGACGCGGCGGGCGCCGACACCGAGAAGGTCGTCGTGGCCGGCACCACGGTCGACCACCTCACCGAGACCTACCAGGCCCACTACCGCTCCCTCCTGGGCCTGGCCGCCCTGCTCCTCGACGACACCGCCTCCTGCGAGGACGTGGTCCAAGAGGCCTTCATCCGCGTCCACTCGGCCCGCAACCGGGTCCGGGACCGCGACAAGACCCTGGCCTACCTGCGCCAGACCGTCGTCAACCTCTCCCGCTCCGCGCTGCGCCGCCGCATCCTCGGCCTGAAGCTGCTGTCCAAGCCGATGCCGGACATGGCCAGCGCGGAGGAGGGTGCCTACGACCAACTGGAACGGGACGACCTGATCAAGTCCATGCGGGGGCTCCAACGACGCCAGCGCGAGGTCCTCGTGCTGCGCTACTTCGCGGACATGACGGAGGTTCAGGTCGCCGAGACACTCGGCATATCGCTCGGCTCGGTGAAGGCGTACGGATCGCGGGGCATTGCCGCGCTGCGGGTGGCGATGGAGGCTGCGCAGTCATGA
- a CDS encoding aspartate-semialdehyde dehydrogenase, whose amino-acid sequence MTPTRSTPAPALAVVGATGAVGSVLLGLLSQRADVWGDIRLIASPRSAGRVLAVRGEEIEVLALTEDAFDGLGPGDVVIFLTPADVSARWAPVVTTRGAVAVDQSPAFRDDPEVPLVVPEVNGHAVRMRPRGIVAGPDCVTASMIAALGALHAEYGLADLVVSSYQAASAAGRGGTETLRRQMSMVAGTSLGEQPGDVRRAVGEDTGPFAAPLALNVVPWSGELREDGWSSHELAVRAETRRILDLADLPIAVTCVQVPVLTGHSLSVRARFEREVDAGHAREILEAAPGVVLVDEPAAGEFPTPVDAAGTDPAWVGRVRASLDDRRALEFFVCADNLRKGAALNATQISELIAGEFA is encoded by the coding sequence ATGACGCCGACCCGGTCGACCCCGGCACCGGCACTCGCCGTGGTCGGGGCGACCGGAGCGGTCGGTTCGGTCCTGCTCGGGCTCCTGTCCCAGCGGGCCGACGTCTGGGGCGACATCCGCCTGATCGCCTCCCCCCGCTCGGCCGGCCGTGTGCTGGCCGTGCGCGGGGAGGAGATCGAGGTGCTCGCCCTCACCGAGGACGCCTTCGACGGCCTCGGACCGGGCGACGTCGTGATCTTCCTGACCCCGGCCGATGTCTCGGCGCGCTGGGCGCCCGTCGTCACCACGCGCGGAGCCGTGGCCGTGGACCAGTCGCCCGCCTTCCGGGACGACCCCGAGGTGCCGCTGGTGGTGCCCGAGGTGAACGGCCACGCCGTACGGATGCGGCCGCGCGGCATCGTGGCGGGCCCGGACTGCGTGACCGCCTCGATGATCGCCGCGCTGGGCGCGCTGCACGCCGAGTACGGGCTGGCCGACCTGGTCGTCTCCTCGTACCAGGCCGCGAGCGCCGCGGGCCGGGGCGGAACCGAGACACTGCGCCGCCAGATGTCGATGGTGGCGGGGACCTCCCTGGGGGAACAGCCCGGGGACGTGCGCCGTGCCGTGGGCGAGGACACCGGCCCCTTCGCGGCCCCGCTCGCCCTGAACGTGGTGCCCTGGTCCGGTGAGCTGCGCGAGGACGGCTGGTCCTCGCACGAGCTGGCCGTACGGGCGGAGACCCGGCGGATCCTCGACCTCGCGGACCTGCCGATCGCGGTGACCTGCGTACAGGTCCCGGTGCTGACCGGGCACTCCCTGTCGGTGCGGGCCCGGTTCGAGCGCGAGGTGGACGCCGGGCACGCGCGGGAGATCCTGGAGGCGGCGCCCGGGGTGGTCCTGGTCGACGAGCCCGCCGCGGGGGAGTTCCCCACTCCCGTGGACGCGGCCGGCACGGACCCGGCGTGGGTGGGACGGGTGCGGGCCTCGCTCGACGACCGGCGGGCCCTGGAGTTCTTCGTTTGTGCGGACAATCTCCGCAAAGGCGCGGCCCTGAATGCGACGCAGATCTCGGAACTGATTGCGGGTGAATTTGCGTAA
- a CDS encoding aspartate kinase, protein MGLVVQKYGGSSVADAEGIKRVAKRIVDAKKNGHQVVVVVSAMGDTTDELIDLAEQVSPMPAGREFDMLLTAGERISMALLAMAIKNLGHEAQSFTGSQAGVITDSVHNKARIIDVTPGRIRTALDEGNIAIVAGFQGVSADSKDITTLGRGGSDTTAVALAAALDAEVCEIYTDVDGVFTADPRVVKKARKIDWISSEDMLELAASGSKVLLHRCVEYARRYDIPIHVRSSFSGLPGTWVSNENPQGDEPVEHAIISGVAHDVSEAKITVVGVPDKPGEAAAIFRAIADAEINIDMIVQNVSAASTGLTDISFTLPKAEGHKAIDALEKAKGAIGFESLRYDDQIGKISLVGAGMKTNPGVTASFFQALSDAGVNIELISTSEIRISVVTRQDDVNEAVRAVHTAFGLDSDSDEAVVYGGTGR, encoded by the coding sequence GTGGGCCTTGTCGTGCAGAAGTACGGAGGTTCCTCCGTAGCGGATGCCGAAGGCATCAAGCGTGTCGCCAAGCGAATCGTGGATGCCAAGAAGAACGGCCACCAGGTGGTCGTCGTGGTATCCGCGATGGGCGACACGACGGACGAGCTGATCGATCTCGCCGAGCAGGTGTCCCCGATGCCTGCCGGCCGCGAATTCGACATGCTGCTGACCGCCGGAGAGCGGATCTCCATGGCCCTGTTGGCCATGGCGATCAAAAACCTGGGCCACGAGGCCCAGTCGTTCACGGGCAGCCAGGCAGGTGTCATCACCGACTCGGTGCACAACAAAGCGCGCATCATCGATGTCACGCCGGGCCGAATCCGCACCGCGCTGGACGAGGGCAACATCGCCATCGTCGCCGGTTTCCAGGGCGTGTCGGCGGACAGCAAGGACATCACCACCCTCGGACGCGGCGGCTCGGACACGACCGCCGTGGCGCTCGCCGCGGCGCTCGACGCCGAGGTCTGCGAGATCTACACCGATGTCGACGGCGTCTTCACCGCGGACCCCCGCGTCGTGAAGAAGGCCAGAAAGATCGACTGGATCTCCTCCGAGGACATGCTGGAGCTGGCGGCCTCCGGGTCCAAGGTGCTGCTGCACCGCTGCGTCGAGTACGCACGCCGCTACGACATCCCGATCCACGTCCGTTCGTCCTTCTCCGGACTGCCGGGCACGTGGGTCAGCAACGAGAATCCGCAAGGGGACGAGCCGGTGGAGCACGCCATCATCTCCGGAGTCGCTCATGACGTCTCCGAAGCCAAGATCACGGTCGTAGGCGTTCCGGACAAGCCGGGCGAGGCCGCGGCGATCTTCCGCGCCATCGCGGACGCCGAGATCAACATCGACATGATCGTGCAGAACGTGTCCGCCGCCTCCACGGGCCTGACGGACATCTCCTTCACCCTCCCCAAGGCCGAGGGCCACAAGGCCATCGACGCCCTGGAGAAGGCGAAGGGCGCGATCGGCTTCGAGTCCCTGCGCTACGACGACCAGATCGGCAAGATCTCCCTGGTCGGCGCGGGCATGAAGACCAACCCGGGCGTCACCGCCTCGTTCTTCCAGGCCCTGTCCGACGCGGGCGTGAACATCGAGCTGATCTCCACCTCGGAGATCCGCATCTCGGTCGTCACCCGCCAGGACGACGTCAACGAGGCCGTCCGTGCCGTGCACACGGCCTTCGGACTCGACTCCGACAGCGACGAGGCCGTCGTCTACGGAGGCACCGGACGATGA